The genomic DNA CGGGGTTccgggaaaaatgactttggcaatcccacccaccattgaaacccgatgtgttttgactatatatcACTTTAGCTTTAAACAGGATCCCTGGAACATCAACCCCCGTGTAGGATGCAGCCTTACTGTACTcctatcctgcttgtgggcttctcacaggcacctggttggctgctgttaAACAAAATGCTGGACCAAAGAGGTGTTTAGTCTAATCCAATAGGGCTGTTCTTCTGTTCTGAATAGATGCATACAAACTTGTACTGTTGCTCATCAGTAAGGATGCTTAGGACTGAACAGCTACCTTGAACATGCTTACTGGAATAGACGTAAACCTCACTGAAAACACTAAACATGCATAGGAGAAGCCAGGCTCTGCAAGCATGCAGCAACCTCATGCATGAATTATGTGGGAATAATATCCACAGAACCGAATGAAACTTATTTATGCATCCAAAAGCAGGCAACACAGGTGTCAACTTATTATGCACTAACAAGAAAGCCTCACTGAACAAACAGATAGATGGGTCCCGTTATGGATACTGTTGGCCCTTTGTACTTTAGGTGGCAGGGAATTCCGCCGGTCAGGAACTGCAACTCGCGAGGGGAAAGAAAGCTTATTTCACATGAAACCCATTAAAGTCTCACACGGCGCCTTAAATCACAGCAAGGGGCAGCCCCTCCCGAGCCCTCAGGCTGCTACGCACCTAAGACGCTGTCGCCGCTGCTGGTCACGCAGGTCTCCGCCAAGGAGCGGATGAAGCTGTGGCCGTGAAGCGCCGCGTTCCCAGGGTCCGGGCTCCGCAGGGCGCTGTGCAGCTGGAGCAAGCAGTCCTGCAGCCCCGCGCCAGAGGCTGGGAACAGGGCGGCCATGGTGCACGcgcgcccgcccacccgcctCGGTCAGCAGGAAAAAGGCGCCGCGGGGACGCCGCCGGGTCTCCCGGGACAAGGGAGGAGAGCGGACAGAACCAACGCCTCCCTCGGTAAgggggtggaaagagaggaaactTCCGTGGCAGGAACCAGTTATTTCGTAGGGCAGAAAAGGCGACGCGATTGGCTCCAGGAGGCGCgaggtggggaggaaagagggcgCCAAATGTTGGGCGAAACCATCATTGCCTATAGGAAACCGGAGGGGAAGGGCGTTCCCGGCCTTTAAATAGCGTTGTGCCGATTGCCTCCAAGCACCAATCCGGGGAACACAGAGTTAACTCCCGCCCCCTCTCGCCATAGATACCCGTCCGAATAGCCGAGGAAGCCTGTCAAGCGTCAGCGATACCATTCTAGAACGGGGCCTCGACGTTGAAGAAAAAAACGTTTGGAAAGCCTCGTGTAGTTTTCGTCGTCAGCTACGTCAGTTTcaccagcttctcctcctcctccaccatcaCCCGCACCTCTCAGTTTAAGCCCTCGGCTGAAAACGTACACGGAGCGGCACTTGCtcacccctttccccccccccgtgcagaTTTGGAGTTTCCCACTTCCCATTGGCGGCGAAAGCCCGCGAACACTCGAGGTCACGTGATCCTTTTGGCGCggaatttccttccttctctgccctCCTCTGTTTTGTCTCTCGCTCAGAGAAGCTGCCGCCGTTGCCATCGTCTTGCGTGCGCTGTTTGCCAGCTGCCGCTCTCAGGGCGTTGCTGCTTCCTTGTCCCGCCGCCCTTCCTCTCCTTAGGAGGATTGAGCTGAGCTATGTCCTCACCGGCGTCCACCCCGAGCCGCCGCGGCAGTAAGCGCCGCAGAGGCGGAACTGCCCCAACCGATGGCGGCGCCAATCCCGCTACGCGTAAGTCACCGGACACCTTGCCGCCGCGCCTGCCCCTGGGCTTCTGCACTTTTAAGGTTCCCTTTGGTAATGTTTGCCCGGCGTTGTAATTTATTCGAGGTTGCGTGTGCGCGCCTCTCCTCTTCCTAGATTTTATAAAGGGCTCCACAGGACAGCTTCACATGATCTTTGTTAGGATGCTGCGGGGGTGAGGGGAGGAGCAGCCCGTGATACACAGGTGCTTCTCGCAACGATTGTGTAAGATACCTGGTGCACGCTCTTCTGGGGAAGGCAGGTTCTGGTGACAGCACATTATACGCTTGCctaggaatttgttgttgttgttgttcagtcgtgtccgactcttagtgaccccatggaccagagcacgccaggcacccctatcctccactgcctcccgcagtttggccaaactcatgcctagGAATAAGCCTTGTTAAATGCAGTGCAACCAGCTTCTGCATAGAGGAGAATAAGGCAGTGATGCGGGTCTCGCAGGTGCCTGtatgctgttttttatttttgtttctaaggGGATTGGGAGCCCTGTGGCCCTTCCTGGACTGTTGTACTCCATCTCCCAATTGGACTCTGGCCTGCCTGGCCAGTTGTTGGGGAAGATGGGAAATATAgttcaaaacatttaaaagcgTAGTGGTTCTGCACTACTGCTATGCACTTGTGTGACATCTTCATGTTCTGTGTTTGCTGCTTGAAATGTTGCAATGCTTGGAACTGCCTGTTGTTCGGTGCCCCATCTTTTCTTAATTTCCATGTGCAGTTTTGAGCAGCTGTGTGACACTAGCTGGTGCCAAATGACTGTTTGAACAACGACTTAATCCAAGACCTGTTGTGATAGTGAAGCTAATCAAGATTGAATCTGAACATGTGCAGTATTTTTGTtttgagagtgggggggagggagggaatctgTTGCTTATTAGTTTGAAAAGTGAGATACGTACAACAGCATAGGCAAAAGTTCAAACCTTCACTTTGTTACAGCTCTTTCTGAAGATGTACAGTCTCCTCCTTCGCAACGACGTCACACAGAAGACTCTACAGGAGACTTACAACCAATGCCCACTTCTCCACCAATTGACTCACAAAGCCCAAATGTTCAAGATACTCTGTTTTCCAGTCCACCACAATTCCAAAATTCAGGTATCTTTGACTTTGGACTGGGCAGTTGGCTATAGTGTCAAACTGCTCATTTTTATCTTATCAATGTTGAAAGTTAATTGTAGACACAGTGTCTACAATGCTGCTGATCAGCCAGTGCAGAGGttcccaatgtggtgccctccagatgttatggactacaactgccatctgTGATCATTGCCTATGTTGGCTGGCGTTGATGGGAGGTAGagtccaaagtatctggaggtCACAACATTGGCCCCACCTGAACTAGTGTGTCTATTTTAATTTCCATGTGTTACCAGACTTGGAGTAGATTCAGATGACAGTATTATTAAGTTTCTGTGGACAGATTGTGATAATTTGTCATTTGGTATCTCTGATGCCTCACAGACTTCAAATAATATTGCAGTTCAGTATCTCCCCAAAAATTATCCTGTGGTATTTTTACTATTAATTCCAAGAGATCACTTGAGATGTTTCTTCCCACCTCTAGCAATGCTCAAGCTACCCAAGTAATTTTATTAACACTTAACAAATAGTCTTCTCGAGTTGGATGAGATTCGTCCACTTTGGGAGCAAATGTGCCAGCTGGTGCAGTATACTAGTTTTAAAGCTGCTTTGTATAATTCTGTAAAGATCTGTCTTCTGCTGGGGAAAACAAAAGGGCAAGCTTCTGTCACAAATGCATTAACATTTATATTTCTAAAACAATAATCACGTTTTATTTGATACAGTTCCAATGGACTTTGATATTAGTTCACCACTTACCTATGGCACACCCAGTTCTAGAGTAGAAGGAACCCCAAGGAGTGGTGTGCGAGGAACTCCAGTGCGACAGAGGCCTGATCTTGGCTCTGTCCGGAAGGCTAGGCAAGTGGATCTGCATTCTGATGTGGTAGGTATTTCAGATTTTGCAAGTGACATTTCAGTCATATGTATATTTACTCAAAGGAAGTTTCACCCGTTGAATTCAGTAGAACTTCTTATCTGATAACCAAGCATAGATTGTGGCCTTAAATGTAATATTTATAGGTTACTCTTTTACTTAGCCTACAGCAGAAGACGCAGTGGCTAGTGAACAGTCACTTGGACAAAAGCTAGTGATATGGGGAACAGATGTCAATGTGGCCTCATGCAAAGAAAAATTTCAGGTGAGTGGACAGGGGTTTACACACTTGTATATATTTGTTTGTCATCTTAGATGTTATTGGcatttagtttgtttttaaatgtttgtactTTGGTGTGAGATGATGAGGTCTGGagctagaataataataatatctggcaGTTCTTGTGGAAATCTTTTCCTCCCTCAAGAGACAATTTGTCTTAATTCTTCCACCTACTAATGTTAAATTGTAATACTCTATTGAGATAACATAAAATCAGTATCATGCATGGAGGAATAacttgtgtgttaaaattaataGCATTTTATTTATGCCTGCCACAATTCTGATGGAGGCTGAAATTGTATTCTTGTCTTGTTCTTTTAACATTCAGAGATTTCTTCAGCGTTTTATTGATCCAACggcgaaagaagaagaaaatattggcTTGGACCTTAATGAGCCTCTGTATCTGCAGCGACTGGAGGAGGTATGTTATGGCAGTATTGTTTAAACCTGGCTTACATTTTTAGATTTAAATGCTTATTCGTTAATGTGTGACTAAATATCTTCCAGATACACTTGATTGGGGAGCCATTTCTGAATGTAAACTGTGACCATCTGAAAACGTTCGATGAAAATCTTTACAGACAACTGATGTGCTATCCTCAGGTAAGGCAAATGTTTTCAATAGGCTCTTCAGTGCAAGAACTGTGAGAGCCAAAAGTTAAAGCTCAGTGTGCCTAATTTTGTATTAGTTAATTTAGTTACTTCAGATCTGCAGAATGGTATTATGATCTAAGTAAAATTGAATATTGCTGTCATATAAAATTGCTCAGTTCACAATTCTAATAACTCCCCTTATTTTGAAAGAAATTAGCTATGCAACATGAAGTGTTACTGTATGAAAAAAATTCAAAGCTTTCTTGGATAAGATGTTAATTGGTCTGTTATTTGGATTCAGgcatctacatttttaaaaaataacaacagtttGGCACAACACAAAAAGAAGATCCTCTCCTTGGACACAAGCTTCTATCCTTAACAGACATTAAAAACACTATAATTATTAGTGAAGCCAGTGCTGTTGTTATTTAGCAGTCAATAGGcttagaattgatgcttttgaattatggtgctggaggagactcttgagagtcccatggattgcaaaaagatcaaacttatccattatcaaagaaatcagccctgagtgctcactggaaggacagatcctgaagttgaggctccagtactttggccacctcatgagaagagaagactccctggaaaagaccctggtgttgggaaagatggagggcacaaggagaaggggacgacagagaaagaggtggttggacagtgttctcgaagctaccaacatgagtctgaccaaactgtgggaggcagtggaagacaggcatgcctggcgtgctctggtccatggggtcatgaagagtcggacacaactgaacaacaacaacaggcttagAAAGTCTGGCCTGTATTCTGCTAATAAGTTCTGTCAGTGTAAGGACTTATACTTGTGCAACAGGTCTTCACTCACTGTCTTCCACCTACTCATGCCCTCCATAAATCTGCCCCAGAGGGTTAGTGAAACCCCTAGGACAGATTTAGAGGGCACAAAGGAGGATGAGAAGGGGAGAGTAtttcattgcacaagcagaaatcctggAACAATTGCTTTAGAGCTGTGTTAGATTCCACCCTTTGTTTTCATAATGTTTCATGCAGGTGTGGAAGCAAGTATTGATGTATCTTTACGGTTTATATCTGTCTCCTTTGCACAGGAAGTTATTCCAACATTTGATATGGCTGCTAACGAAATTTTCTTTGACCGCTACCCTGATTCAGTCTTGGAGCATCAAATTCAAGTGAGACCATATAATGCTGTAAAAACCAGAAGCATGAGGAGCCTGAACCCAGAAGGTAAGTTGCTTTAGGTACACCATCTTTAATAAGTTATCTGACAAACTCTTACATAAACTGCTTGGTCTTGGACAAATAAATGCTAGAAGGATGGTCGTCTTTGAGTCGCACTGAACCTGAGTCCCAATATTGTGTGGTCTTATACTAGTCAATACCTCTGTCTGCTTTAGAAGAAATTCAAGAACTAGTAAATGCATCTCAGTCTTCCCTAATTTACTAGCAAATAACTGAAGTGAAAGAACTTGCATTCCTCATATAAACATCTAATTCCATAATGCATATCACACATTTTTTGCTCTTTAGAATTGTTGACTTATGTGATGCCAGGTAGCCATTTTATGCTAATAGCTCTTTAACGATTTATGCATTTCTTAGTTATATTGATAAAACATgatttggtttttcttcttctcttttaatATTAGACATTGACCAGCTTATCACTATAAATGGCATGGTAATCAGGAGCTCCCAGTTAATTCCAGAAATGCAAGAAGCTTTCTTCAAGTGCCAGGTGTGTGCTTTCACAGCAAGAGTAGAAATCGATCGTGGTAGGATTGCCGAACCATCAGCATGCAAGAACTGTAACACCACGCATAGCATGGCATTGGTTCACAACCGCTCAATGTTCTCGGATAAACAGATGGTATGTTCTTTTATTAAATTATTAGGTTGAAACGTTCTGATGTGTTAAATTTTCTGCAATAAATGGTTACATGTATACtttgcaaaaatattaaaatagtcCCTATGGTTTTCATTACTAGACAACTAGAAATTTTCCACTTGCCCACCACACTTCCTCAGGCTGCATGCATATTAAACCCCTTCTATTAATGCATGGTTACATAAGAAGTTAATTTTACAGGATGGATTTTCCTAATAAATCTAGTGTATTACAGTATGGTTATGTTGCTATCGCTGTTacagatagtgctttttaaaaattgtctgaTATCAGTTGCTGGATTCATTTCTCAAGGCTAATTGCTGCCTCCTTGTTTTAACTCTTTGTGGGAGCTGATACATGTTGATTAAAGTCACATGTAGCTatatcccatagctgtcaactttcccctttttttaagggaaattcccttataccGAATAGAATTCCtcgcaataaaagggaaaagttgacagcttatGATATCCACACCTGGAACAAAGTTTGCTTCTCCATTTGAGAAATGGCTTAGCACTGTTTGTTTCTCCAGATTCAGAGAGATGAACCTAAATGTTAAAAaaagagcagcagcaaaaaccaCAAAGAATATTGTGGCAACTTAATGACGGATGTGTATACAAGTGTTGCCTCCACCAAAATAGTACAGAGGGTGAGATAGGAGTCACTTGTTGGAAAGACTACTATGATTCAAAGGGTATGATAGCTTTAAATTTACCCCCTGTGGACACCTCATCAAATGCACGGCAAAAATCCATTAGACTAGTCCCAATATGTTGGAGCAGGGCACACCTGTAACCTAACTACCCTAATCTTTGGGAAACTGGACCACATCTTCCTACCTAGAGAGGAGATACAGTGTTGCCAGAAGAGTCCTGAGAGAAAGACTGAGATGCTCTGGTTCTTTTTAATCTAGCAGAAAGGCAGGTGGGCAAACAGTTGTGTCTGCCATTCAACAGGTACCTTTGGGCAGTTGCTACTTGCCCAGACCAAGGAAACACAGTTGCATGCCTCAACTAGACAGTCTGCTCTGGTACatcctctaaagcaggggtcggcaagcttACTGAACGATGGGCCGGTCCACGCTCTGTCCATCAGAGGATGGGCTGGAGCATGTGCACACGCACGctcttccaggtcagaggagtgCCAGTGTGCGCacactatttctggtgctccaccaacatggatgtgcaccggaaatagagTGTGCATGCGCGCGGGCACTTCTCTGTCCCACACGcatgtgcacacgctatttctggtgcacatccgggttggaggagcgcACGGGCACCATCAATCCGGAAGTCAGTCCCCACGCTGCACTGCGCCGCGCCAGTAAGGGTGGGGGGCGGCAGGGTTCTCCATGGGCCGGATAGACAAGCCCTGTGGGCTGctaccagcccatgggccttaggttgccgacctgcTCTAAAGAGATGTGTAGTTTTGACAAACAATATTTACTGTTTTTTGTCTCATCAATTGCCTGAACAAATACATAGTTGGGAAAGTTTATGTCTAGTATTTCCAACAGCTAGGTCAGTATGATTAAAATATTATTGCACTTTAACTAAGAATTTCTCTCTTACCAGATCAAGCTGCAGGAGTCTCCAGAAGACATGCCAGCTGGGCAGACACCATATACTATTGTGCTCTTTGCTCACAATGATCTAGTGGATAAGGTTCAGCCAGGTGACAGAGTTAATGTTACAGGTAAGAGAAATGTTTTGGCATAAGTTCTTGTCTTTAAGTAAAAATGAGCCTAGTATAGAATACTGGTTCCTATAGCTAAAATAGTAAGATGAGAGAAAGCAGTGAAATTGTGGATGTATAGAGgaatttcctgttttcttttactGTAGCAGCTTCTATACTTTTTGTGACAGCTATTGATACAGGCTTGTCAAGCTATTAACATTAATATTGTGGTTATTTccatttaccggtatattctgACATTCCTCCCAAAAGAGTCTAGAGCAGCATTCATGTACATATAAATATTGTATTTAACTTTTCAATTTTAAAGTCCTGTAAATTACATGCCAGGTTTTATGAGTTACTTTAGGCTTGCATGTGTCTGTGTTCAGGGTTAAATGACACGATCTATCACTGGGTAACTTTTAACAAGGGCTGCACAGCCAAGCCAAAATCTACAGTTGTCCGGTTAGTGTcttggggaagagggggaaagagatgaATGTTGCCTCTTAATCTGGGAGATCTAATAATGGCTTTATGTTTGTTCAGGTATCTACAGAGCAGTCCCTGTTCGTGTCATTCCAAGAATGAGCAGTGTGAGATCTGTCTATAAGACCCATATTGATGTTATTCATTATTGCAAAACTGACTCAAAACGCTTGCATGGCATTGAAGAAGGAACTGAACAGAAAATGTTTACAGAGGAGCGTGAGACAATGCTTCAAGAGCTTTCGAGGAAACCCGATATTTATGACAGGCTTTCTTCTGCACTTGCCCCAAGTATTTATGAGCATGACGATATTAAAAAGGTAAGGAATACTTAAAATTACACATATGCCTCCCTGACTAAATACATCAAACTTTTCATACCTGTCTTGGTATATAGTATATGTACTAATACATAAAAGTAATTTATTCTGAAAATACTACTCTTATTTTGAGTTCATAAAGTGCTTAAAGCTGGTATATTTTAGTACATAATTGTTTAGAATACACAGTGGGTATATGTGAAATAGATGCAAACAAATACtttaattatacagtggtaccccgcaagacgaatgcctcgctagacgaaaaactcgcaaaacgaaagggttttgcgagtttttagttgactcgcaagacgaattcgtctatgcctgtttttcgcaagacgaattcgtctggcgaggtaccactgtaagctggcttaccttttcgctctggtcgggaggggtgatgtccgcgtatgccattttggatcgactgtgcatgcgcagtcgatccaaaatggcagacgcggacaacatccctcccgaccgcagcgaaaaggtaagctccgctgccggtcgggagggggccgtgggatcgtgcccgatgtcgggcatgatcccacggccctctccctccttcccggagccccgccgctgcgttttaagactgcaacgatcgttgcagtcttaaaacacagcaccgcggagctccggtgccgggagggagggggccgtgggatcatgcccgatgtcgggcatgatcccacggccccctccctccctcccggagccgcggcgccgtgttttaagactgaagcgagcgaacagcagcgctgctgttcgctcactgcagtcttaaaacgcggcttggcttggctccggtgccggttgggaggggcccccggactttttttcccataggaacgcattaattaaattttaatgcgttcctatgggaaaaggtgcctcgcaagacgaaatttccgcaagacgaagagtcttgcggaacgaattaatttcgtcttgcgaggcaccactgtatagacatCACCTTTTTTCTCTACTAAGCTAATGGATATGACTAACTTtcacccattaatttcagttcatTAATTTCTACACTGcatataacttagttggatagaACCCATAATTTCTAAAGAAAGATAGTGATGTTGTCCCACCTGCCATAAAGCACACATCCTTATTCTTTATACTGCCAATTGAAAACTTCCCACTATAGCTGAAATGTAATTGATGGCTAAATAAAAATGAATCGGAGCAGCTAATG from Lacerta agilis isolate rLacAgi1 chromosome 7, rLacAgi1.pri, whole genome shotgun sequence includes the following:
- the MCM4 gene encoding DNA replication licensing factor MCM4 yields the protein MSSPASTPSRRGSKRRRGGTAPTDGGANPATPLSEDVQSPPSQRRHTEDSTGDLQPMPTSPPIDSQSPNVQDTLFSSPPQFQNSVPMDFDISSPLTYGTPSSRVEGTPRSGVRGTPVRQRPDLGSVRKARQVDLHSDVPTAEDAVASEQSLGQKLVIWGTDVNVASCKEKFQRFLQRFIDPTAKEEENIGLDLNEPLYLQRLEEIHLIGEPFLNVNCDHLKTFDENLYRQLMCYPQEVIPTFDMAANEIFFDRYPDSVLEHQIQVRPYNAVKTRSMRSLNPEDIDQLITINGMVIRSSQLIPEMQEAFFKCQVCAFTARVEIDRGRIAEPSACKNCNTTHSMALVHNRSMFSDKQMIKLQESPEDMPAGQTPYTIVLFAHNDLVDKVQPGDRVNVTGIYRAVPVRVIPRMSSVRSVYKTHIDVIHYCKTDSKRLHGIEEGTEQKMFTEERETMLQELSRKPDIYDRLSSALAPSIYEHDDIKKGILLQLFGGSRKDFSHTGRGNFRAEINILLCGDPGTSKSQLLQYVYNLVPRGQYTSGKGSSAVGLTAYVMKDPETKQLVLQTGALVLSDNGICCIDEFDKMNESTRSMLHEVMEQQTLSIAKAGIICQLNARTSILAAANPIESQWNPKKTTIENIQLPHTLLSRFDLIFLMLDPRDEAYDRRLAHHLVALYYQTEEQVEEEHMDMAVLRDYIAYARSYVNPRLSEEASQALIEAYVDMRKIGSGRGMVSAYPRQLESLIRLAEAHAKVRFSKKVETVDVEEAKRLHREALKQSATDPRTGIVDISILTTGMSATARKRKEELAQALKKVIQSKGKTPALRYQQLFEDLRAQSETAVTKEMFEEALHALADDDFLTVTGKTVRLL